In Candidatus Hydrogenedens sp., the following are encoded in one genomic region:
- a CDS encoding exo-alpha-sialidase codes for MPLFCLFLSSCVVLHNPPIISTEDFISAVQNSGGTVNYIFEDERPFKECHASTIVETAKGEMLSAWFGGTKEKNPDVAIWLSRWDGEKWNTPQKIAKVREEAHWNPVLFKDQDNIIYLFFKVGKDVPNWSTYWMKTVDNGKTWTEPTELVPGDIGGRGPVKNKPIILHDGTWLAPASTEIKVWHCFADRTNDKGITWIRSNDWDLESSGIHGKGVIQPTFWESQPNHVHALMRSTGGCIARCDSEDGGKTWGKVHRTDLPNNNSGIDLIKNIDGILWLVYNPIAGNWGPRNQLMLAYSKDNGKTWVEFVYLEKDLNPTHEYSYPAIITTRKGIGISYTWRRERIKFWEIPNNLLKKYIAP; via the coding sequence ATGCCTTTATTTTGTTTATTTCTTTCCTCATGCGTCGTATTACACAATCCTCCTATAATATCAACCGAAGATTTTATATCAGCGGTTCAAAATAGTGGAGGAACTGTAAATTATATTTTTGAGGATGAGCGACCTTTTAAAGAATGTCATGCTTCCACAATAGTCGAAACAGCTAAAGGGGAAATGCTCTCTGCATGGTTTGGTGGAACAAAAGAAAAAAATCCGGATGTGGCTATCTGGCTATCTCGTTGGGATGGGGAAAAATGGAATACTCCTCAAAAAATAGCCAAAGTTCGTGAGGAGGCTCATTGGAATCCTGTTCTGTTTAAGGATCAGGATAATATTATCTATTTGTTTTTCAAAGTTGGAAAAGATGTCCCTAATTGGTCTACATATTGGATGAAAACAGTAGATAATGGGAAGACATGGACAGAACCTACAGAACTTGTTCCAGGAGATATTGGCGGTAGAGGTCCGGTAAAAAACAAACCCATTATTCTTCATGATGGAACCTGGCTTGCTCCTGCTTCAACTGAAATAAAAGTTTGGCATTGTTTTGCAGATAGAACTAATGACAAAGGTATAACATGGATACGAAGTAATGATTGGGATTTGGAATCCTCTGGAATTCATGGAAAAGGTGTTATTCAACCGACTTTCTGGGAATCCCAACCTAATCATGTCCACGCCCTCATGCGTTCCACAGGGGGATGTATTGCCCGATGCGATTCTGAAGATGGGGGGAAAACATGGGGAAAGGTTCACCGAACAGATTTGCCAAATAATAATAGTGGGATTGACCTTATCAAAAATATTGATGGCATCTTATGGTTGGTTTACAACCCCATTGCAGGAAATTGGGGACCTCGCAATCAATTAATGCTTGCTTATTCTAAGGATAATGGCAAAACATGGGTAGAATTTGTTTACCTTGAAAAGGATTTAAACCCTACTCACGAATATTCTTACCCTGCAATCATTACTACTCGTAAAGGGATTGGCATATCGTACACATGGCGTCGGGAACGGATAAAATTCTGGGAAATTCCAAATAATTTACTAAAAAAATATATAGCCCCATAA
- a CDS encoding SLC13 family permease — MFEPKNISLILFVFAYLFFFILPSWRSIIAIGASAIILLSGIMSPTEVFFTINWNVISIFVGMLFLADIFIDSRCPAFLATYLIHKKMSTPVALIIICGLASFISAFVENVATVLIIAPICFELAKRLKIDPRELIIGVAISSNLQGTATLIGDPPSMLLAGYAHFNFLDFFFHHGKPGIFFAIQIGAITSLTFLYWIFKKYKSEQEVDIEPIKSWIPTVFLLLLIFLLALASFFEESVFTSAGFICMVIALLGIIWAKWSNDISFIDTIKKLDWDTTFFLIGVFIMVGTLNKFGWTNDIAEFIYLHIGSNKIAIYIVLIFISLVLSGFIDNVPYLAAMLPITTILAEKGGFEPTLLYLGLLIGASLGGNITPIGASANIVGTGLLKKEGYPVSFMQWIKISIPFTLIAVIPASIFVLFIWM, encoded by the coding sequence ATGTTCGAACCTAAAAATATATCATTAATACTTTTTGTTTTTGCATATTTATTTTTTTTCATTTTGCCTTCGTGGAGAAGCATTATTGCAATTGGTGCGTCGGCTATTATTTTACTTTCAGGAATAATGTCCCCCACAGAAGTCTTCTTCACTATTAACTGGAATGTCATAAGCATTTTTGTAGGTATGCTTTTTCTCGCTGATATTTTTATTGATAGTCGTTGTCCTGCTTTTTTAGCCACTTATCTTATTCATAAAAAAATGAGCACGCCTGTTGCACTTATAATCATTTGTGGATTAGCATCATTTATCTCTGCATTTGTAGAAAATGTTGCTACCGTTCTTATCATTGCTCCTATATGTTTTGAATTGGCAAAACGCTTGAAAATTGACCCGCGTGAATTAATAATCGGTGTAGCAATTTCGAGTAATTTACAGGGAACTGCAACTTTGATTGGCGACCCACCCAGTATGCTTTTAGCGGGATATGCCCATTTTAACTTCTTAGATTTCTTTTTTCATCATGGCAAACCCGGAATTTTCTTTGCAATACAAATAGGTGCTATTACTTCTCTAACATTTCTATATTGGATATTCAAAAAATATAAAAGCGAACAGGAAGTTGACATTGAACCTATAAAATCATGGATACCTACAGTTTTCCTTTTATTATTGATTTTTTTGCTCGCCCTTGCATCTTTTTTTGAAGAAAGCGTTTTTACATCTGCAGGATTTATTTGTATGGTGATTGCATTATTAGGGATTATCTGGGCAAAATGGTCAAACGACATTTCGTTTATAGATACTATTAAAAAATTGGATTGGGATACTACATTCTTCCTCATTGGCGTCTTTATTATGGTTGGCACCTTAAATAAATTTGGCTGGACAAATGACATTGCGGAGTTTATATATCTACATATAGGAAGCAACAAAATCGCAATATATATTGTTCTTATTTTCATTTCCTTGGTTCTATCCGGATTTATTGACAATGTTCCTTACCTTGCCGCAATGCTTCCTATTACAACAATTCTTGCTGAAAAAGGTGGCTTCGAACCAACTTTACTTTATCTGGGTTTACTCATTGGTGCAAGTCTCGGAGGAAATATAACACCCATCGGTGCATCCGCAAATATTGTGGGAACAGGTTTGCTTAAAAAGGAGGGATATCCTGTGTCTTTTATGCAATGGATAAAAATCTCCATTCCATTTACTCTTATTGCTGTTATTCCTGCATCTATATTTGTTTTATTTATCTGGATGTAA
- a CDS encoding GNAT family N-acetyltransferase has protein sequence MFPKDIEIRGAKTQREVDEAIQLMASISRQDFFVASDWLVNIGAKYPNFQNEHIRIALYNGKIIAALRITTDIIRLGEARLKMGGIGWVSTAGHFRNKGIASKLIQNAVQYMKTNAYHVSMLFGIPNFYHRFGFATTLPEYYVNITTKEVLGIQPIPHKVRKIKPGDIPLLRKIHNDNDEDIACSLIRTQAHFAVKWKEWENGKTVMDMNGKILGYFLPRNNNSDTLFIQEIGSTDIESSKAVLYAIGKLAEKEKAGKIQIASPPCHPLSRLLIRHYSIQEIHYKRNEGGMMAIVNEEETLECMIPEWEKQIQQKTFVQQDDEITLIISGEPYCIHYRKGTISIIKKLGRNKVSMDKVDLAQLLTGYIYVTHILDKKRFSISSDARNFLSAIFPKRFPYVWQMDRF, from the coding sequence ATGTTCCCAAAGGATATCGAAATAAGAGGCGCAAAGACACAAAGGGAAGTAGATGAAGCCATCCAATTAATGGCAAGTATATCCCGACAAGATTTCTTTGTCGCCAGTGATTGGCTGGTAAATATTGGAGCAAAATACCCGAACTTCCAGAATGAACATATTCGTATTGCTTTATATAATGGAAAAATTATTGCTGCATTAAGAATTACCACCGATATAATTCGTTTGGGCGAAGCAAGATTAAAAATGGGTGGAATTGGTTGGGTTTCTACCGCAGGACATTTCAGAAATAAAGGCATTGCCAGTAAATTAATTCAAAATGCCGTTCAATATATGAAAACCAACGCTTACCATGTCTCCATGCTTTTTGGTATCCCTAATTTTTATCATCGTTTTGGATTTGCTACTACTTTACCCGAATATTATGTAAACATAACGACAAAAGAGGTTTTGGGTATTCAACCTATTCCACATAAAGTCCGAAAAATAAAGCCCGGAGATATTCCTTTATTACGAAAAATACATAATGATAATGATGAAGATATCGCATGTTCATTAATAAGAACACAGGCGCATTTTGCTGTTAAATGGAAAGAATGGGAAAATGGAAAAACGGTAATGGATATGAATGGAAAAATATTAGGATATTTTTTACCCAGAAATAATAATAGCGATACATTATTTATACAAGAAATTGGTTCCACAGATATAGAATCATCAAAAGCGGTGCTATATGCTATTGGGAAATTGGCAGAAAAGGAAAAAGCAGGAAAAATACAAATAGCATCTCCTCCATGCCATCCTCTATCTCGTCTTTTAATAAGACATTATTCTATTCAAGAAATCCACTATAAGAGAAATGAAGGAGGTATGATGGCCATTGTAAACGAAGAAGAAACTTTAGAATGTATGATTCCCGAATGGGAAAAACAAATACAACAGAAAACATTTGTCCAGCAAGATGATGAAATAACGCTGATTATTTCAGGCGAACCCTATTGTATTCATTACCGTAAGGGAACTATTAGTATCATTAAAAAATTAGGTAGAAACAAAGTTTCTATGGATAAAGTAGACTTAGCCCAACTTTTGACAGGATATATCTATGTTACACATATTTTAGACAAAAAAAGATTTTCTATTTCATCCGATGCAAGAAATTTCTTATCTGCGATATTTCCCAAAAGATTTCCGTATGTATGGCAAATGGACCGATTTTAA
- a CDS encoding neutral/alkaline non-lysosomal ceramidase N-terminal domain-containing protein has protein sequence MVSHIIKKTFLFIFFLCLFSVTFAYSQSVFKAGFAMVDITPPAGVPMWGYGARHDLPSEGTKYPLNFKVVVFDDGTNRLAVGGMDLGRSPTQRSMEKIIERVKKDCGVSYVMLVGSHTHHGPVIELINEPDCGQGKFDKAIQYVEELENKICIAISEATAKLTPAKIGWTSEQTDLNRNRVSKKPQKMRDPELTIIRIDTIDDKPITAMINFSAHAVLDDIFDRRWSSDWAGIMQKRFEELLNVPCIFLQGSAGDMSPNTNDQRKGMVGFGNAIGEYSAELYKTIHLTVPTQPLIQFKSERFTYPSRMDTTNSLTMAVYKQGFFPELINALLKEFSNNTVSVTLTTALINKELALVGGSGEFFSGLAIRLKANSPAKKTIFLGYCNGHSLYIPTVEAIEEGGYGADPMFSWVPAGTGEELIDKACANIKQMLTENLH, from the coding sequence ATGGTTTCCCATATAATTAAAAAAACATTTCTATTTATTTTTTTCTTATGCCTATTCTCAGTTACTTTTGCCTATTCTCAATCTGTATTTAAAGCAGGTTTTGCTATGGTAGATATTACACCTCCTGCAGGTGTCCCCATGTGGGGATACGGAGCCAGACATGACTTACCTTCCGAAGGCACAAAATATCCATTAAATTTCAAAGTCGTTGTGTTTGACGATGGAACAAATCGTCTTGCCGTCGGAGGAATGGATTTAGGTCGTTCGCCTACACAAAGGTCTATGGAAAAGATAATAGAACGCGTTAAAAAAGATTGTGGTGTTTCTTATGTTATGCTTGTCGGCTCACATACCCATCATGGACCTGTTATCGAATTAATTAATGAACCCGATTGTGGACAGGGTAAATTTGACAAAGCCATCCAATATGTTGAAGAACTCGAAAACAAAATTTGTATAGCAATATCCGAAGCGACGGCAAAACTTACCCCGGCAAAAATTGGCTGGACCAGTGAACAAACTGATTTAAATCGCAATCGTGTATCCAAAAAACCACAAAAAATGCGTGACCCAGAACTAACCATAATTCGTATAGATACCATAGACGATAAACCTATTACAGCGATGATTAATTTTTCTGCACATGCGGTACTTGACGATATATTTGACCGTCGTTGGAGTTCTGATTGGGCGGGTATCATGCAAAAAAGATTTGAAGAATTATTAAATGTCCCGTGCATATTCCTTCAAGGTTCTGCAGGAGATATGTCACCTAATACAAATGACCAACGCAAAGGAATGGTCGGTTTTGGAAACGCTATCGGAGAATATTCTGCTGAACTTTATAAAACAATACATCTTACTGTTCCTACACAGCCATTAATACAGTTTAAATCGGAAAGATTTACTTATCCTTCTCGTATGGATACAACAAATTCTCTTACTATGGCTGTATATAAACAGGGATTTTTCCCGGAACTTATCAATGCATTATTAAAAGAATTTTCTAATAATACCGTTTCTGTAACCTTAACAACGGCTCTTATAAACAAAGAATTAGCACTTGTTGGCGGTTCTGGTGAATTTTTCTCTGGACTTGCTATCCGTTTAAAGGCTAATTCTCCAGCAAAAAAGACTATATTTTTAGGATACTGTAATGGCCATTCCCTTTATATCCCAACGGTAGAAGCTATTGAAGAAGGCGGATATGGGGCTGACCCTATGTTTTCATGGGTTCCTGCAGGCACAGGCGAAGAATTAATTGACAAAGCCTGTGCAAATATTAAACAAATGCTAACCGAAAATCTCCATTAA
- a CDS encoding cache domain-containing protein yields the protein MNIRSGWYYFEEKKRKLEIILDFLQHHILLQQGNIKTILMDTQNLLSKYAENKDIDYLWVIPTDIYKSDESTFKEIDSFFSKENPENASGYIKKDFKKLNEKIPFSFQSSKDIPEGELISIYSNKRIIFENNNGHNKEIILIAGSWLDGANYFVDQIQNLVFEDRFYKGRRVGTVTIFNGSKRIATTVLLPDGQRAVGTQVSEEVREQTLVKGIPWIGRAKVLDDWYLTCYEPIRDIRGNIIGMLYMGELEALTKDTRTFVVLITIAVILFTMSIALVIRLKQTTQLLKRIYKLSNSANEFANGNYSVRAGKDTIGDEISELIAVFNSMLETIEKDREQLIQQQELIEEANANYLDMLGFVTHELRNSLGSAIFNIASLKEGAFGEISSEVKEGLDIVEDSLKYLMEITNNYLQLSRLEQGDLYFEKQEVNLLNDVINPILNELSKLLKSKKINVANEVKEEFTMPADINLMRVVYENLLGNAIKYDKEGGNIKISATRTESGKIQLVVWNDGSPIEPQIITSLFHRFRRYDTKTPEGKKGAGLGLFIVRRIIELHGGEINIQSTPESGTSFIITIPF from the coding sequence TTGAATATAAGGTCAGGTTGGTATTACTTCGAAGAAAAAAAACGGAAATTGGAAATTATTCTTGATTTCTTACAGCATCATATCCTTTTGCAACAGGGTAATATAAAAACAATCTTAATGGATACGCAGAACCTGTTATCAAAATATGCAGAGAACAAGGATATTGACTATCTCTGGGTAATTCCAACGGATATATATAAATCAGACGAAAGTACATTTAAGGAAATAGATAGTTTTTTTAGCAAAGAAAATCCAGAAAATGCTTCGGGATATATAAAAAAGGACTTCAAAAAACTTAATGAAAAGATTCCCTTTAGTTTTCAATCCAGCAAAGATATCCCGGAGGGAGAACTTATCTCAATTTATTCTAATAAAAGGATTATTTTTGAGAATAATAATGGGCATAATAAGGAAATAATTTTAATTGCGGGTAGTTGGTTAGACGGAGCTAACTATTTTGTAGACCAGATTCAAAATCTTGTATTTGAAGATAGATTTTATAAAGGACGAAGAGTCGGAACAGTAACGATTTTCAATGGTTCAAAACGGATTGCTACTACAGTGTTATTACCCGATGGGCAGAGAGCCGTTGGGACACAGGTATCCGAAGAAGTAAGAGAACAAACATTAGTAAAAGGTATTCCATGGATAGGTCGAGCAAAAGTACTCGATGACTGGTACCTAACCTGTTATGAGCCTATTCGTGATATACGAGGAAATATTATCGGTATGTTATATATGGGCGAATTAGAAGCCCTGACGAAAGATACCCGAACATTTGTTGTGCTTATAACCATAGCGGTTATTTTATTTACTATGTCCATTGCTTTGGTCATTCGATTAAAACAAACCACTCAATTATTAAAACGAATTTATAAGTTAAGTAATTCTGCTAATGAATTTGCCAATGGTAATTATTCAGTTAGAGCAGGAAAAGATACAATCGGAGATGAGATATCCGAATTGATTGCGGTCTTTAACTCTATGTTGGAGACTATCGAGAAAGATAGGGAACAACTTATTCAACAGCAGGAACTAATAGAAGAAGCCAATGCGAACTATCTCGATATGTTGGGCTTTGTAACCCATGAACTACGGAATAGCTTAGGTTCTGCTATATTCAACATTGCCTCCTTAAAAGAAGGGGCGTTCGGAGAAATTTCCTCAGAAGTAAAAGAAGGTCTTGACATTGTTGAGGATAGCCTGAAATATTTAATGGAGATAACCAATAACTATCTGCAATTGTCCCGTTTAGAACAGGGGGATTTATATTTTGAAAAGCAAGAAGTAAACCTATTAAATGATGTAATTAACCCCATTTTAAATGAACTATCAAAACTGCTGAAATCAAAAAAGATAAATGTTGCAAATGAGGTAAAAGAAGAATTTACAATGCCCGCAGATATAAATTTAATGAGAGTTGTTTATGAAAATCTATTGGGGAATGCTATTAAATATGACAAAGAAGGCGGAAATATAAAAATCTCTGCAACGCGGACAGAGTCCGGCAAAATTCAATTAGTCGTATGGAACGATGGAAGCCCTATCGAACCCCAGATAATAACTTCACTATTTCACCGATTCAGAAGATATGACACCAAAACTCCAGAAGGGAAAAAAGGAGCAGGCTTGGGCTTATTTATTGTAAGGAGGATAATAGAATTACACGGTGGAGAAATTAATATTCAATCTACCCCTGAAAGTGGGACATCTTTTATTATAACTATCCCATTTTAA